The proteins below come from a single Mercenaria mercenaria strain notata chromosome 3, MADL_Memer_1, whole genome shotgun sequence genomic window:
- the LOC123524516 gene encoding 1-acyl-sn-glycerol-3-phosphate acyltransferase epsilon-like encodes MLSILYHAHSLRWSLPTAVMIGSSPTFITLWGAIKMLTLCLPGRFYTCTDDGLYSLYQRLILFFFHTYTGAEVQLYGDTETLLNERKNVIFICNHQCTVDWIIANILASPQNCIGRIRYILKDGLRFFPLYGFYFRQHSCIYVKKSGKFNQEKAAKQLAQLKNSDIPVWLVIFPEGTRMNPELPDVIERSRQTAIEQGIEPFKHVLVPKVKGLQLAVDKLQHHVDAIYDVTIAYGDSVQPETGCRIAAPGMIEFLSLNNPALHIHFNKVPIQDVPKEEADLKQWLLNRFRQKDRLMSHFYSKQPDKKGTFPGHSVTLKIPASTTVPSFLFYSACLVFLLSRPEGRTFYWRTAVYGTVCGCLWMCIRS; translated from the exons atgttatctattttaTATCATGCACACTCATTAAGATGGTCGCTACCAACTGCAGTCATGATTGGATCGTCACCTACATTCATCACACTTTGGGGTGCAATTAAGATGTTGACCCTCTGCTTACCTGGTCgattttatacatgtactgatGACGGACTCTACTCGCTATATCAACGGCTCATCCTTTTTTTCTTTCATACCTACACTGGCGCAGAG GTTCAGTTATATGGTGATACAGAAACTTTGTTGAATGAAAGGAAAAATGTGATCTTCATCTGTAACCATCAGTGTACAG TTGACTGGATTATAGCTAATATACTGGCATCCCCACAAAACTGTATTGGCAGGATCagatatattcttaaagatgGTCTTAGGTTCTTTCCCTTGTATGGATTCTATTTCAGACAG CATTCATGTATATATGTGAAGAAAAGCGGCAAATTTAATCAAGAAAAGGCAGCCAAACAGCTTGCTCAGCTGAAAAACAGTGATATCCCA GTTTGGTTAGTGATATTTCCTGAGGGTACAAGGATGAACCCCGAACTTCCTGATGTTATTGAAAGAAGTAGACAGACTGCTATAGAGCAAG GTATTGAGCCATTCAAACATGTGCTAGTTCCAAAAGTGAAGGGTCTACAGTTAGCTGTTGACAAGTTACAGCACCATGTAGATGCTATATATGATGTAACAATTGCCTACGGTGATTCTGTGCAGCCAGAGACTGGTTGTAGGATTGCAGCTCCAGGGATGATAG AATTTCTGTCCCTGAATAATCCTGCACTACATATACACTTCAATAAAGTGCCGATACAAGATGTTCCCAAGGAAGAAGCAGATCTGAAGCAGTGGTTATTAAATAGATTCCGCCAAAAAGACAG ATTAATGTCACACTTTTATTCTAAACAGCCAGATAAGAAGGGTACATTTCCTGGACATTCAGTGACATTGAAAATTCCGGCATCAACTACTGTGCCGTCTTTTCTCTTCTATAGTGCTTGTCTTGTCTTTTTATTGAGCCGGCCAGAAGGCAGAACGTTTTATTGGAGAACTGCTGTGTATGGTACAGTATGTGGCTGTCTGTGGATGTGTATCAGATCATGA